TTGACGGgcatatattttacaaaaaatctAGAGATCAAGACAGTTGATTCTTTCATTAAATATGCAGCTGAGTATTTTAAATCATAAGAAAACCATCAAAACCTCTGGCCCATGGCAATAGGCATTAAGAAACAAAACTTACCTGATCAAAGTATTGACTTTCTTGGTTTGAATGTCATACATCTTCTTAACTGCATCTTTTATCTTCTTCTTGTCAGCGCGGATGTCTACAATGAAAACCAAGGTGTTGTTGTCCTCAATCTTCTTCATTGCAGACTCAGTGGTGAGTGGATATTTGAGTATTTGATAATGGTCCAACTTGTTCCGAGGAGGTGCACTGATGCGAGGGTATTTAGGGTTCCTATCCTTCTTCAAAGTCTTTGGTCGGTGAAATGTGACTGATGTCCGGATCTTCTTAGCTTTCTTCTTAAAGGTTGAAGCACCTGCTTTCACAGCTTTGGCAGCCTTCAGGGCTTGAGCCTTTTGGTCACTCTTTTTTGAAGTGTCAACTGCAACATaagaaaaaacaataaaataaaaaaatatttgaagcaAAGGAAGACAAAAGCATAAATACCACATTCACAACCCAAGATTAAAAGGGAGTATAGTTTAACATAAAGGTAAAGCAGTGCCGGAAATTCTATCCAAGATTGCAATATTACAATGTTCATTGTTCAAAATCAAATGGCAGCAGCCAAGCTTAGATCAAACAAACATCAATCAGCCCTGTAATTTTGAATAACAAATTAAACAAAGAGTTGGTCTTTAAAGCAACGATAATATCATTTTTCTTAGTAAACAAAACTGATGAAATAAGCACTTGCCAATTATCAGAATCAGCTCAAGAAGGCGTGTGCCTAAGTGCTGCTGTTGGGCTCCACCTAGGTCCGAAGAAGAACCTTTACAGACATGGCAAGGTACGCCCAATGCACAGCAGTCACAGGGCCTTAGGCCCTTAAGGAGGCACATCATTACTTTTTGACTAAGAGCTCACTACGGGTGTTCTCCATTATTTTTGGCCAACATATCAATTGATAACTTAAGCTAGGAGATATACCATGGATGGCTCATACTATGAATATATTGATTCTACAAattggccaacaatctcccccatcCAGATAAGATTAGACTTTTTCCACCAAAGCCCACATACTTTGCCAACTCCTTAATCATTTTCGCATAACTCCCGACAAAAGAtagcaataataaaaaatataagtcTAGAAAAAGAGTTGTGCATTGGACAAGGAAAATGAACGAACCATACCAACGTTTGTTAAAAGATTCGCCTAGTATTATTCACATATAATCGAATAAAAACTGAATACCACTTTCAAAACTGAGAGAACTCAAAAAATCACAGCATAGACAAACATGTGCAATCTATACTCGCAGAAAATTACCTTTAGGAGCCATTGGTTGATGAAGAATCTCTTTCCAGAACGATTCAAAATCTACGCACACACAAAATGAAATGGTTACCAAACTAAATATGCCAGTATAATCCGCGGATCTAAACAGAGATGAGTTGAATCCTAACCCTAGAGGAAGATCCTAAAACCCGTATTGAATGATCTTTTTAAGATGAATATTTCCAATATATCACTTAGTGCTAATGcattttcagagagagagagagagagcgcataCCTTAGACGAAATGTTGCCGCGGCTAAGCCGACTAGGGTTTACTGTCCACGAATATAAGATTTAGGGCAGAAGACTACTTTCATTTCCAAGTTTGCCCATACTCTAACACAAATATGACATTTCTGGGGTTGTTACTCCGCTTCTCCGGGTGTTTGGTTTAAGATTATGATAATCCTTATGAATTCTATTCCCGGtcttatattaatatattttattaaataatctTATTATCTTAAATTtctataaatatttaaatttataaaactaGATCATCCCCAATTTTAGTTATTTGAGTAGATATATTCCTTCAAAATATAATACTGCCATACACTAatagatattttaattttaaatttgataCTATTTGTTCATTCAAAACTTTATTTGGAAATACCAACTATCTATGCCCAGGATTGTAATTTTTAAGAATTGATTTTATCTTTCGGATGATTTGACAGTATAATTTTTAAGATTTGATTCTATCTCTCAGATGATTTGATAAATATATTGCAAGGATGATTGTATCAAGAACTTGAAAAAAATTGTACCATGCTTAAGTTAGTAGATTAATTCATAGAGGCATTGAAGATTGCCTAACTTGAGTTGTTTGAAATTTACTTATCCTTCCTTTGGAGAGGTTCTAGATTTGGatttatattagattttaatgagatataatataaaatttcattgaaatttatttaaatcaATCTAAGGTatgaaattcatactctcaaacacTACCTCATATTCTCTTTTTGCCtctttatatacatatactaaaatttgtAACTTTGCATGGTTCCCAAGTCTTACGGCACCTTCATGCTTGTTTTAATTTCCTTATTCAGTACATGATACATAACACCTATCGTTCAAGGCTCGCACCCTACACGAGCACCCATGCCTGTGCACATACTTGGTAATTTTATCCCATCATTATGGTTGTTGCCCATAATCGCACTACTTCAATTATTTCATCCTTCAACTATAACCACCTGAGAAGAAACAAACAAAGATCGGAGGACTCGGGGTGTATTCTGTGAGATCACTCTAATGCCTAATTCAGAGATGGGGAGGCTCAAATTGTAACAATAAATATGAATGAGTGTCCATAAGATCCTTACCTCCCCCTGGGCTCCCCTTTTTATATTAATGTGGGCAAGCCTTTCTTCAACTGAGGTACCATTATGTCTAGGGGGTTACAAGCAACTCATGGGTTGCAAGTAACATATGAACGGTTATGTAAGCCATCAATTGCAGGCTCCGTAACTGCATTAGGGATTATTGATAGTTCAGCGAGCGTTATGCGAGACACCCAACATCACCCAAGGCCGCCCTTATGGTTGCCTCCATGGACATATTCGTCAAATCTAGGCGTACTAATTTTGGTTGCATCAGTTGCCCCCCCTCCCAAACTACTCTTGAATACTCAAAGCAAGTTTTCCTCATTTGAGAGTAATAACTAGAACCAATCTTCCAAGTAACCAACCACTTTATTAGttgattttttcttaattttcaatcaACTTTTTTATTACAATTAGTTCCCAAACCATGTCGTTTTGTGAACCAAATGTCACCTTAATCTACATGCAAATAATCTATAGtcatatttgaaatatatatacatacacatatatgtaAATAATGAATAGCATATTCAAACTCATTAAAGCACAACACCCGCTAAGAATATGACTTAAGAATATGTTTAGCTACTTTGTTCACACGTTAAATGTTCGAATttagataattttatataatttcaaattatattttatttaagcTGACATAAATTTAAAGGTACAAAGATTGTAACTTTAATCGGCCCATTCTGGGCCGCCTTCAACTCAAAACGGCTCAATCTGAGCTGGTATTTCTAGCACCCAACTCCGTTTGAGTTGAGCTCTAGCAGTACCAGCTCAATCCAAGCCGGTTTCAATGTCAATTGGCTCAATCTGAGCTAATCCCAACCTCAATCGGCTCAATCTGGGCACCTAGCTCCATCTGAGTCGAGGCCTTCACAATAACCGACTCAATCCGCGCCAGTTTCAACCTCAATCGGCTCAATCTGAGCTGCTAGTTCTAGTACTCAACTccatctgagctaaggctatcacAATAACCGGAGCCTAGTTTTCACAATATCGGCTCACTCCGAGCCGATTTTAAAGTCAATTAGCTCAATACGAGCCAATATATTTACCTCTTAATTCTATTTAAGCAAATATCCCAACTACTAAACTCAATATGAGTAGAGATTAACCTGATATAACTAGCTCAATCTGAGTAGATGTTTCCACTTTTGAACTCATTCCAAGCAAATGTATTTGATGCCTCACTAGtagtgctcatcaattgggcaaATCTTTagggcctcatgagttgtgctcatcagttgggccgatctTCAAggtctcatgagttgtgctcatctgctgggccaGTGCTTGGGCCTCATGAGATGTGCCCATCAGTTGAGCCAATCTCAGGCCTCATGAGCTGTGTTCATCTATTGGGCCTTTCCTTTTCAAGTCAGTTCGGCTCTTTTTTGTGGTCATCACTTCTTCCAGGTTGATGTATTTCTAGGCGCGTGTCACAAATTCCCCCATATGGCTGAGAGTTTCTTCCCAATAGAGTTTTAGAAATCTTCTGGTTGAAGAGCTGTTGTTATAGCCGCTACCACTACCCTATGGTCTAGATTCCGAATTTCTAAAGTGGAGTTGACAAACCAGCGCATGAATTCCTTGAGTGTCTCCTTTTCCCCCTAGACAAGACTTATCAAATGAGCTAATGTTTTTGCCATCTTCCGGTTACTGACGAAGTGCCTAACAAATTTCTGCTCCATTTCAAGAAAGGAGCCAATGGATCCAGGCTTTAGGGTCCGATACCATGCCCTGACGTTTCCTTTCAAAGTGGTTGCAAATGCTCAACACATGATTGCACTAGGCACATCTTATAGTTGCATCAACACCCTAAAGGTGTCCAAGTGATCCAAAGGATAAGCCAACCCATCATATGCCTCCACACTTGGCATTTTGAAATCGTTTGGCAAAGGGACCTCCATCACCCCCTTAGTAAAAGGAGGGTCTGAGGATTCAATTGAAGACTCTCCTACGGGGGGATGGCTGCGCACCTCCTTTACCAGCTTTTCCAATTGGTcgagttttttgaattttttctccAACTCGCTTGTCACTTCGTTTCTTATCGAGTCTTTAGCCTTTACAGCAATCTCTTGTGGGACAGTTGTCTTTCCTTCAAGCACTTCTTCAGTTCTATCAACCTCCGGGCCATGCTCCTCATAATCCTTCTTCTACTGCAAGATCATGGCGAACATGTCTTCTACCCTCCTTTGGAAGGCTAAAAAGTCACTAAGTGGCACACTCGTGTTATTAGTCTAAGTGGAGTGAACTGACTGGGGAGATTGGTTTTCCCCAGTAGGTTCTGATTTGAAATTATGTGATGTGGTCATGGTCAAGGACGGAAAACTTTTCAAAAAGTTCCCACAGATGGCGCCAACTGTTGCTGCCCAAAATTGCACTACTTCAACTACTTCATCCTTCGACTATAACCACTTAAGAAGAAATAAACAAGGATGACTTGGAGGACCtagggtgtactctgggggatcactctgatgcgtAAGTCAGAGAAGTGGAGGCTCAAATTGCAATGGTAAATGTGAATGAGTGTCCATGAGATCCTTACTTGCCCCTCGCCTCTCCTTTTTATAGTAATGTGGGCAATCCTTTCCCCAACTTGGCATTTATGAGACACCATTATGTATAGGGGGTTATAAGCAACTCATGAGTTGTAAGTAACATATGGACAGTTATGCAAGCTATCAATTGCAGGCTTCGTAACTGCACTGGGGATAATTCATAGTTTTGCGAGAGTTATGCGAGACACTTAGCATCAGCCAAGGCCGACCTTTCAATTGCCTCTATGGACATATTTGTCAAATATGGGCGTACTAATTTTGGCTGCATCAATTattatgaataaaaattaataaaatatattgttgtgttatattaatataatgttattgtattaaaatttgataaatatcatataatattaaGATACTGTAAAATACGATAATATTATAATATCAaactaatatttttatatattataaaaataagtaTTTGTTgcatattattatatatattcaaGTTAATAAACGTCAAAGATCTTATTGAAATATTTCAGAAGGTTTTCACATTAAATGAAACACCAACTTATCGATTTTGTTTATGAAAAAATTACATTTGTTTTGTTTTGCAATTATTAATCATGTGGGTTTATCATATAGCATACAAAGCACAAAGCCAGCTGAATTTGTTTCCtcctttaatttaatttttatgaacATAGATtacttcattttttatttaataattgtaatattaagtattttttattttttagtggTAAACATTATATTGTGAATTGTAGTGTTGAAATAAATGATgttattttcttttttgattatttttcttcactgttgcaaaatatatttgctaatgctctaacttttatatttaaaaaatagtgTACACTTTTCTTTAGACTTTTTATGCATGAGTACTAGCAATTAGAATGTCTAATTAATTGATTGGccacaaaatttaaaattttaattatcgTTATCatctttttttaattattaatgaagTAATAGTATTACTTATAAAAGTGGCTAATTTACtcatacaacaaatatgaacatcATATTTTCTGCATTAAtataatcccttaactaattgaaaaataaacaaaaaggGGCAAGCATTGCACAATTAAGGTTTATGTTGGTCTACATTTAAGGTTTGTTTTAAAATCATGCCCTAAGATTATGGGTGTGGGCACACAtagcaaatatgaaaattaaagaaaatcaaATGAGATAAGAAAAACTTGAATTTTCGTGGTTCGACAACATACCTATGCCCCATGAAATTCCTGtgcaattttcactatcaaatggAAAATTGTCTTAAGGTTTCAATTCTTGGCTACAATGCGTATATATAGCTTCATATGAAAACCCAAAAATACTCTTATATGATATACAGTTACATTGCAGCACCAATGCATCCCCATTTCACTAGTTTAAACAAACAAAGTCTCATACATGGAGGGTTCATGGGCCCTGCTAACCCTTGAGCCCTCACATTTGTAACAGTTTTAAAGTATATATCCTCTAAATATGAGCCACAACTCAATACGGTCGATTTCATTAATTGTTTAACTTGTATTGAGTTGACTCCAACAAAATCTTTTGagtcaaaaaaagaagaagaagaaattatccAAACTTCATCATTTCAGAGCCTGCAATTGTTATCTAATCACCTCAATGTgataacaagaagaagaagattgggCAGTGGAATCTACAACTCAATAATCCACAACAGAAGAACAGCAGCCGCAGATCATCATTGAATGCACAGATTAGTATGGAGGGTTGAGTTTTTTCTCAGTAATCTTAGCAAGAGCTTCTCAAATCTCTTTGCAGCTGGCCCTGGTCTGAGAATATTAGCATCACCCCACTGCCAGCAAGGATCTCTGCCCCTTCCTGCCTTACCTAAACACCACCCTCCCGGCGACACTGTACCCTGACCTCGGTGAAGAATTGTTGAGTCAATCCTGTCCAGAACAGGATCGTTATGGGGGAATTTCCCAGCAAAAGCCGCTCCACTCCTCAGCATCTTCTTCAAATCGGAATGCCTTAGATTCCGGGGCTCTTCTTGGGGAGGGTTATCCCATGCTATAAATCTCAAATTGGAGTTGATGACTGTGTTTACAAACTCTTTGGAATTGCAAGCAAGAGTCTGAAAGTAGCCTTTGCTTGAGAATCTAGTGTTTGTGAAGAACAAGAGGAGTGTTCTTGGGAGGTTGTCCCATCCCAAGATGGAGAACTCGACAAGCTTGCGACTCAGAATCACATGTTGAGAGCCTGAAGTTACCATGGAAATTTTGATTAGAGCAATGAATACAGAAATAGGTGTTCACACGTGTCTAgaataatgaaaaattaaaatatcatAAAACAAATGTAAAGAAACCAAGAAGAGGTAGTTGTAAGAAACTGGTCAACAAGTTTGTGAATAGAACAGCAATAAAAATGTTCCATTTCGATCgtgcattttttatttattttttgcttttaaaCTATTCCCTTCACAAAAACTACAAAACCAGATACTGTATTGTCACTGTATCAAACTTTTATTTCTTAAATCTGCCTTTGTTCTtccaaaagattttctccaaaatgtTTGACTCAACCAATCAAAACTTGGACCCTGATGATCTAAATTAAGATGGACAGAAGGCATCATGTAGTGCATATACCATAACAATTATATTTCAATTATATGACACAATTAAGTGAATTGTCCTAACAATAACAAACATTTACAAAAGCAACTTCCTCAATGCAAATGCCCATCTCAAGTTTATTTTTGCCAATGAGATTGCTTGGTATGACTTTGCATTTCACATGAAAGCTTGTTCATCTTCAGCTACAAAAATCAATCTAAAGCACTTGGTGCCCCATGCTTGCATTCTCAGATTGCCCTCCAACAATCAATCTCAACAGAATTCGCAAGAGGTAAGTAGGCAACTGATGTAGAAGAAGGAAGCCCGACAGTGAAGGACCTTTGTTCTAGGCTGACTAAGAAGAATTTGATGAAAAAGTTATTGGATTTTAGCCCCAATTGCTTTATaagtaattaattaggattatGTTTTATGTGGgggtttgtttttcaatttgTCTTGGGGGTTTATTGTTGCTGGGTGTTTCCTCCTTCCTgctctcttcttccttcttttggTCTCCTCTCTATTTATCTCCTCCTTATGTCTCTCTTGCAGTACACCCTCACTAGTGACTACTGTTCTGCATTGGCAACTCAACTAGGTAATTGGTAATACAATTACCAGTAGCAATAAGACAACAATGAGAGGGTCAATGGCAAGCACTTTCAACTTCCTACACTAAAAAAATATTCCACAACAGGGTAGCTTTGAGGATAGGTATAGAGCATTAATAATTAACTGAGAGATCTCGGCATCCTGTTGGGAAGTGATACAcgagcaacaatcgcacaagcaatacgagaccagatttacgtggttcggtccattgtgacctacatccacaggagcacaTAAAATCCACTATAACCGCCGGGAGAATTatacaaggagaaggaggaggctactgccctcaactcctctctcactctcactaCAAGGATTCACTCTGCCTCACACACAGCACACCACACCTCTCTTACAACGCACAGCTCTCAGCTCTCTCACAATACAGCTCTCTACACGCACACAACACAGCCCAAAGCCCACACACTGCAACTCTGCACTCACACACTCTGGTGCACACACATATATCACATATATATACGCATATAGGAGGGGGATAGTCAAAGAAGGTGGCTGCAATTTCAAACATGGTAGGCAGCTGTTTGGTGGAGGGCTGCTGGTCTTCTCAGCAATATCAACATAAGCTGCTGGGTGGTGCGGCTACCTAACCAATGCGAGTCACgccctaacaatctccaccttggcgagtatcaactcccaagtccaCAGCTCCACCTTGATACGAATTCGATCAAGACAAGTCTGCATAACTTGGTTCAAACGTTTGAACCATGCAAAGAGTACCACCTTCTTCATTGGCAAACCGAACTCTTCTGTTCGTTTTTGACGACGTGCCGCTATCATCATCTAAGGTCAAACCACCAACCACTGTGGTTCCCATCAATTGATACAGCCCACGAGACTCCTTCCCAGTAAATATCATTGAGTCACGTCGGGTCACCTCCATAACTCCACCTGCGACAGAGATTTGacaacccttagaatccaacTAACTAAGGGAGATTAAATTTCTTTGCATCCTTAGAACGAAGTTTACGTCATCCAAAATACGGACTGCTCCAATAGGCGTCTTCAGCTTCACAGATCCAATCCCTCTGACATCGCATGAAGACCTATCACCGAGTGATACCGTACCTCGAACTTCtttgaaagaatgaaaaaattctttcttaaagCAAACATGAACTGAACTCCCAGAGTCGAAAACCTATCCATCATCGTTTGGACTGCCATGAGCATTCATGTTCTTTCTCATCAACTTTCGGCACTCCCTTTTCATATGGCCGTACTTCTTGCAGTATCGACACTGCACATTTCTTCGACTGATTTTTCGATGTAAGCTGCTCGCCGTTACGTGGACCTCATCATTACCATGCCATGTGgcatgctctgatacatttaCTCCTTCTcgtgtcttcttttcttctttgtaTTGTTTTCGATCTTCATAATCTCTGTTGAAGTGCCCCTTTTTATCACACCAATAACATACGACCTCGCTCGTATCTTGTCCTCTTGATTTTGAACGCCATTGTTTACTTTCGAGCTTTCAATCTTTGCTTCCTTGTCTCTCACTATTAGCTA
This region of Malania oleifera isolate guangnan ecotype guangnan chromosome 10, ASM2987363v1, whole genome shotgun sequence genomic DNA includes:
- the LOC131165576 gene encoding large ribosomal subunit protein uL23, with product MAPKVDTSKKSDQKAQALKAAKAVKAGASTFKKKAKKIRTSVTFHRPKTLKKDRNPKYPRISAPPRNKLDHYQILKYPLTTESAMKKIEDNNTLVFIVDIRADKKKIKDAVKKMYDIQTKKVNTLIRPDGTKKAYVRLTPDYDALDVANKIGII